From Klebsiella electrica, the proteins below share one genomic window:
- the pflA gene encoding pyruvate formate lyase 1-activating protein, which yields MSTIGRIHSFESCGTVDGPGIRFITFFQGCLMRCLYCHNRDTWDTHGGTEVTVEDLMKEVVTYRHFMNASGGGVTASGGEAILQAEFVRDWFRACHKEGIHTCLDTNGFVRRYDPVIDELLEVTDLVMLDLKQMNDEIHQNLVGVSNHRTLEFARYLSNKNIKVWIRYVVVPGWSDDDDSAHRLGEFTRDMGNVEKIELLPYHELGKHKWVAMGEEYKLDGVHPPKKETMERVKGILEQYGHKVMY from the coding sequence ATGTCAACTATTGGTCGTATTCACTCCTTCGAATCCTGTGGCACTGTCGATGGGCCAGGGATTCGCTTTATCACCTTCTTCCAGGGCTGCCTGATGCGCTGCCTGTATTGCCACAACCGTGACACCTGGGATACCCACGGCGGAACCGAAGTCACCGTCGAAGACCTGATGAAAGAGGTCGTGACCTATCGCCACTTTATGAATGCTTCCGGCGGCGGCGTTACGGCATCGGGCGGTGAGGCGATTTTGCAGGCCGAGTTTGTGCGCGACTGGTTCCGCGCCTGCCACAAAGAAGGCATTCATACCTGCCTCGACACCAACGGCTTTGTCCGTCGCTACGACCCGGTTATTGACGAGCTGCTTGAAGTGACCGATCTGGTCATGCTCGACCTCAAACAGATGAATGATGAGATCCATCAGAATCTGGTTGGCGTCTCTAACCACCGTACGCTGGAGTTTGCCCGCTATTTATCGAATAAAAACATCAAAGTCTGGATTCGTTACGTGGTGGTTCCCGGCTGGTCTGACGATGATGACTCCGCGCACCGCCTCGGCGAGTTTACCCGCGATATGGGCAATGTCGAAAAAATCGAACTGCTCCCCTATCACGAGCTAGGCAAGCACAAATGGGTCGCGATGGGTGAAGAGTACAAGCTGGATGGCGTACACCCGCCGAAGAAAGAGACCATGGAGCGGGTCAAAGGCATCCTCGAGCAGTATGGTCATAAGGTGATGTACTAA